A part of Vulpes vulpes isolate BD-2025 chromosome 15, VulVul3, whole genome shotgun sequence genomic DNA contains:
- the CTXN2 gene encoding cortexin-2 yields MSSTYCGNSSAKMSVNEVSAFSLTLEQKTGFAFVGILCIFLGLLIIRCFKILLDPYSSMPSSTWEDEVEEFDKGTFEYALA; encoded by the coding sequence ATGAGTAGTACCTACTGTGGCAACTCTTCAGCTAAGATGAGTGTCAACGAAGTATCAGCTTTTTCATTGACTCTGGAGCAAAAAACTGGCTTTGCTTTTGTTGGAATTTTGTGTATCTTCTTGGGACTTCTTATTATCAGATGCTTCAAAATTCTCTTAGACCCATATAGTAGCATGCCTTCCTCTACATGGGAAGATGAAGTTGAAGAGTTTGATAAAGGAACATTTGAATATGCACTTGCGTGA